One genomic segment of [Pasteurella] aerogenes includes these proteins:
- a CDS encoding Putative FMN-binding domain: protein MFIPATFKQDNLAEIATFIRSHSLATLITPNGEVAHIPMILQTKENGELVLVGYCFKLSQNKDAATKQSICQNLRQINSPQAYTMAELIERYTNNA from the coding sequence ATGTTTATTCCTGCAACATTTAAACAAGATAATTTGGCGGAAATTGCCACATTTATCCGATCACATTCTTTAGCAACACTTATAACACCCAATGGAGAAGTTGCTCATATCCCTATGATTTTACAGACAAAAGAAAATGGTGAATTAGTTTTGGTTGGGTATTGTTTTAAACTTAGTCAAAATAAAGATGCCGCAACGAAACAAAGTATTTGTCAAAATTTACGTCAAATTAATAGTCCACAAGCCTACACAATGGCAGAGTTAATAGAACGCTATACAAATAACGCTTAA
- a CDS encoding Uncharacterized conserved protein: MQVFNPQSLVWTREPQAYEISENKITITTTPHTDLWQRTYYHFQNDNAPVLQMQTDERYFSFVVKTDFSGSHQRFDQCGIVLYLDSENWLKASVEYENEQFQHLGSVVTNHGYSDWATVEIAADIKSMWFRLSRRESDYCLECSYDGVHFQQMRICHLHKGNEMIRFGIYACSPENSSFTAIFTDMVLTECQWQAHNGQQPD; the protein is encoded by the coding sequence ATGCAAGTTTTTAATCCGCAGTCGCTTGTTTGGACGAGAGAGCCGCAAGCCTATGAAATATCAGAAAATAAAATCACGATCACCACAACACCGCATACGGATTTGTGGCAACGTACCTATTATCACTTCCAAAATGACAATGCACCTGTATTGCAAATGCAAACCGATGAACGCTATTTTAGTTTTGTGGTGAAAACGGATTTTTCAGGCAGTCATCAACGCTTTGACCAGTGTGGCATCGTGCTATACCTTGATAGCGAAAATTGGTTGAAAGCTTCGGTCGAGTACGAAAATGAGCAATTCCAACATCTTGGTAGCGTGGTAACCAATCACGGCTATTCTGATTGGGCTACGGTGGAAATTGCGGCGGATATTAAATCCATGTGGTTTCGTTTAAGTCGCCGAGAAAGCGATTATTGCCTGGAATGCTCGTATGATGGCGTGCATTTTCAGCAAATGCGAATTTGTCATTTGCATAAAGGCAATGAGATGATCCGCTTTGGTATCTATGCCTGCTCGCCTGAAAATTCGTCGTTTACAGCCATTTTTACGGATATGGTATTAACCGAATGCCAATGGCAAGCCCATAATGGACAACAGCCTGATTAA
- a CDS encoding transcriptional activator FtrA translates to MHWLGETDFRQRFPQVKLDCSAIYIEDENIITSAGTAAGLDCCLVIVRRQYGVKIANQLARLLVISPHREGGQAQFIEQPVTRKTANENINEWLDIMRTNLNADYSIDTLAEKLMMSRSTFIRHFRKATGMALAEWLIEVRL, encoded by the coding sequence ATGCACTGGCTGGGCGAAACGGATTTCAGACAGCGTTTTCCGCAAGTGAAATTAGATTGCAGTGCCATTTATATTGAAGATGAAAACATCATCACTTCCGCAGGCACGGCGGCAGGGTTGGATTGTTGCCTAGTGATTGTTCGCCGACAATATGGCGTAAAAATTGCCAATCAACTGGCACGTTTGTTGGTCATTTCACCCCATCGGGAAGGTGGGCAGGCACAATTTATTGAACAGCCCGTTACTCGCAAAACCGCCAACGAAAACATCAACGAATGGCTAGATATAATGCGAACGAACCTAAACGCTGATTATTCCATTGACACACTCGCCGAAAAGCTCATGATGAGCCGCAGCACCTTTATCCGCCATTTTCGCAAGGCAACGGGAATGGCATTAGCGGAATGGCTGATTGAAGTGCGGTTATAA
- the ssb2 gene encoding single-stranded DNA-binding protein: protein MAGVNKVIIVGNLGNDPEIRTMPNGEAVANISVATSESWLDKTTNERREITEWHRIVFYRRQAEVAGEYLRKGSKVYVEGRLRTRKWQDQNGQDRYTTEIQGDVLQMLDSRSDRSGAYDQTSASRPMAASKPASSPQQPKSPEPPLDNFDDNIPF, encoded by the coding sequence ATGGCCGGAGTAAATAAAGTAATTATTGTTGGTAATTTAGGCAATGACCCGGAAATCCGTACCATGCCAAATGGCGAGGCAGTAGCAAATATCAGCGTGGCAACCAGTGAAAGTTGGTTGGATAAAACGACGAACGAACGTCGTGAAATAACTGAATGGCATCGTATTGTTTTTTATCGTCGTCAAGCGGAAGTTGCGGGCGAATATTTGCGTAAAGGCTCGAAAGTTTACGTAGAAGGTCGTTTAAGAACCCGCAAATGGCAAGATCAAAATGGTCAAGACCGTTATACTACAGAAATTCAAGGTGATGTGTTGCAAATGTTAGACAGTCGTTCTGACCGCAGTGGCGCTTATGACCAAACTAGCGCGTCTCGCCCAATGGCAGCATCAAAACCGGCATCATCGCCGCAACAACCAAAATCTCCAGAACCACCACTTGATAATTTTGATGACAATATCCCGTTTTGA
- the uvrA gene encoding UvrABC system protein A, whose protein sequence is MEKIEIRGARTHNLKNINLTIPRDKLIVITGLSGSGKSSLAFDTLYAEGQRRYVESLSAYARQFLSLMEKPDVDHIEGLSPAISIEQKSTSHNPRSTVGTITEIHDYLRLLFARVGEPRCPKHDVPLAAQTISQMVDNVLALPAESKMMLLAPIVKERKGEHVKILENIASQGYIRARIDGEICDLSDPPKLELQKKHTIEVVVDRFKVRDDIATRLAESFETALELSGGTVVVADMDNPDAQELVFSANFACPHCGYSIPELEPRLFSFNNPAGACPTCDGLGVQQYFDEKRVLQNPSVSLAAGAIKGWDRRNFYYYQMLTSLARHYQFDIDTPFEALPKKIQDIVLHGSGKEEIEFQYMNDRGDVVLRHHSFEGILNNMARRYKETESMSVREELAKNISNRPCTDCGGSRLRPEARHVYIGQANLPDISEKSIGEALNFVSELSLSGQKAHIADKILKEIKERLQFLVNVGLNYLSLSRSAETLSGGEAQRIRLASQIGAGLVGVMYVLDEPSIGLHQRDNERLLNTLIHLRNLGNTVIVVEHDEDAIMAADHIIDIGPGAGVHGGNVVAQGNAQEIMANPNSLTGKFLSRVEKIEIPKKRTALDKQKILKLTGASGNNLKNVNLEIPVGLFTCITGVSGSGKSTLINDTLFPLAQNALNRAENSQHAPYKTIEGLAFFDKVIDIDQSPIGRTPRSNPATYTGLFTPIRELFAGVPESRARGYNPGRFSFNVRGGRCEACQGDGVIKVEMHFLPDVYVACDHCKGKRYNRETLEIRYKGKTIHQVLDMTVEEAREFFDAIPMIARKLQTLIDVGLSYIRLGQSSTTLSGGEAQRVKLATELSKRDTGKTLYILDEPTTGLHFADIKQLLEVLHRLRDQGNTIVVIEHNLDVIKTADWIVDLGPEGGSGGGQIIATGTPEQVAKVEGSHTARFLKPILQKS, encoded by the coding sequence ATGGAAAAAATTGAGATTCGCGGGGCAAGAACCCACAATTTAAAAAATATCAACCTTACTATTCCTCGCGATAAATTAATCGTGATCACCGGTTTATCCGGCTCGGGAAAGTCTTCTCTTGCTTTTGATACTCTCTATGCTGAAGGGCAACGGCGTTATGTGGAATCCCTCTCTGCTTATGCTCGTCAATTTTTATCCTTGATGGAAAAACCGGATGTAGATCACATCGAAGGGCTTTCGCCAGCGATTTCTATTGAACAAAAATCCACCTCCCACAACCCGCGTTCAACAGTGGGAACTATCACGGAAATTCACGATTATTTGCGCTTACTGTTTGCGCGTGTCGGCGAGCCGCGTTGTCCGAAACACGATGTGCCATTAGCGGCGCAAACCATCAGCCAAATGGTAGATAACGTTTTAGCCTTGCCCGCAGAAAGTAAAATGATGTTGTTGGCCCCTATCGTTAAAGAACGCAAAGGGGAACACGTCAAAATACTCGAAAATATCGCCTCACAAGGGTATATCCGCGCACGTATTGATGGCGAAATTTGCGATTTATCCGATCCGCCTAAATTAGAATTACAAAAAAAACATACCATTGAAGTCGTCGTTGATCGCTTTAAAGTGCGTGATGATATTGCTACGCGTTTAGCGGAATCTTTTGAAACTGCCCTAGAGCTTTCCGGTGGTACTGTCGTAGTGGCGGATATGGATAATCCTGATGCACAGGAATTGGTCTTTTCTGCGAATTTTGCTTGCCCACATTGTGGTTACTCTATTCCGGAATTAGAACCTCGACTGTTTTCCTTTAATAACCCTGCGGGGGCTTGTCCGACTTGCGATGGATTAGGGGTACAGCAGTATTTTGACGAAAAACGCGTACTCCAAAATCCAAGTGTTTCTTTAGCTGCGGGCGCGATCAAAGGCTGGGATCGACGAAATTTTTATTATTATCAAATGCTGACTTCCCTCGCCAGACATTATCAATTCGATATTGATACTCCCTTCGAGGCATTACCGAAAAAAATTCAAGATATCGTTTTACATGGTTCGGGCAAAGAGGAAATCGAATTTCAATACATGAATGATCGCGGTGATGTAGTACTGCGCCACCACAGTTTTGAAGGCATCCTAAACAACATGGCAAGACGCTATAAAGAAACCGAATCTATGTCGGTACGCGAAGAATTAGCGAAGAATATTAGCAATCGTCCTTGTACTGATTGTGGCGGCTCTCGTTTGCGCCCGGAAGCTCGCCATGTCTACATCGGTCAAGCTAATTTGCCAGACATCTCGGAAAAAAGTATCGGCGAAGCGTTAAATTTTGTCAGCGAATTATCCCTTTCTGGTCAAAAAGCCCATATTGCAGATAAAATTTTAAAAGAAATCAAAGAGCGTCTGCAATTTTTGGTCAATGTCGGGCTAAATTATTTGTCCCTTTCCCGTTCCGCAGAAACCCTTTCCGGCGGTGAAGCGCAGCGAATTCGCTTGGCAAGTCAAATCGGTGCAGGTTTGGTCGGCGTAATGTATGTGTTAGACGAACCATCTATCGGTTTACATCAACGAGATAATGAGCGTTTGCTAAATACCTTAATCCACTTACGTAATTTAGGCAATACGGTAATCGTAGTTGAACATGACGAAGATGCGATTATGGCAGCAGATCATATTATTGATATTGGTCCTGGTGCTGGTGTACATGGTGGTAATGTGGTGGCACAAGGTAATGCGCAAGAAATCATGGCAAATCCAAATTCCTTGACCGGTAAATTTTTATCCCGTGTAGAAAAAATTGAAATTCCGAAAAAACGCACCGCACTTGATAAGCAAAAAATCCTTAAATTAACAGGTGCCAGTGGCAATAACTTGAAAAATGTCAACTTAGAAATTCCGGTTGGTTTATTTACCTGTATCACCGGTGTTTCCGGTTCGGGAAAATCCACCTTAATCAATGACACCTTATTCCCACTGGCGCAAAACGCCCTTAATCGCGCAGAAAACAGCCAGCACGCTCCCTATAAAACTATTGAGGGCTTAGCATTTTTTGACAAAGTGATCGATATTGATCAAAGTCCAATCGGACGCACACCGCGCTCTAATCCGGCAACCTATACGGGGCTTTTTACTCCCATTCGCGAACTGTTTGCCGGTGTGCCGGAATCCCGTGCGCGCGGCTATAACCCGGGACGTTTTAGTTTCAACGTTCGAGGCGGACGCTGCGAAGCTTGCCAAGGCGACGGTGTGATTAAAGTTGAAATGCACTTTTTGCCGGATGTTTATGTTGCCTGTGATCATTGTAAAGGCAAACGCTACAACCGCGAAACCTTGGAAATTCGTTACAAAGGGAAAACCATCCATCAAGTCTTGGACATGACGGTAGAAGAAGCACGCGAATTTTTCGATGCTATTCCAATGATCGCGCGCAAATTACAAACCTTGATTGATGTAGGCTTGTCCTATATTCGCTTAGGACAATCATCCACTACCCTTTCCGGCGGCGAAGCACAACGAGTAAAACTGGCAACGGAATTATCCAAACGGGATACAGGTAAAACCTTGTACATTCTTGACGAACCAACAACTGGCTTGCACTTTGCTGATATTAAACAATTATTAGAAGTGCTACACCGCTTGCGCGATC